The genomic region ACATTTAATACTCATGTTGTAAATATTAAGTAAATGAAGTCATTGTTGCTCACCACTACCTAGATGTGTACCCTACTcctgaagaaaacacagcagtacTAGAGTCATTTGcccattttgttttattgcacttttaCCATGATGCAAAGAATTCAAAACCAAAAATCCACAGAAACAATgagttgaattaaaaaaaaaaaagaagcattttcaCCTTATGAACACATCATCTAAAAGTTTCTCCGTGGATCCACCCATACGTCCATACACGCTGTACTGACCTGACACAGGACTGTGGAAACTTATGGAATACATGAAGtcaatacacacatatatgtagACTTCTGTGTCTTACCTATAGCTTGTACCCAGGAGGAGTTAAACCCTTTCTGCTATGAAACCAAACATTCAAGTATTTCTATCATTGCACAGGCACTAGATTTTTCCTACTGTATATATTAACTTTCAGCCAGTGACTGAATTGTTGACACCAACAGTTAAGCTATCAGCTGTTGATGCTGAATGAAATATACATCCTGAAAAATAATCTCTCCACaacagcaacatctggacatcaaatatattacaaagaaacaataatataaaactaTTAGTGTCACATTTGGCTTTTGGTACCATTAATCTAACCTCATATCTGTTgcactgaaagaaagaaaacagaaacagtagtTGGATTAAATGTTGTAAACACAGGCGCAGACACCCATTTGAATCTAACCAATACTTATGGTGGCTATAAACCAATTCACTAGCAGGCATGTTATGTGGAATGGGGTGAAATATGTAGACGGTGGATTTTACTGAGCGTTAAAGACCTGGCAGCTGCTTTTTGCACAAGCTCAGTTCGCCCTCTTATGGATAAATGAAGAAATACATCTCTGTGATGTAAATCCAATAGTTgtctttaacagaaaaaaaaatggttacTGTTAGCTAATGTTACTGATTAGGATTCATCTGaaacaataaatatgaattttaataaATACTCTTTTATGGGAACAATTACCAAATCCGGGAGTAAACCTGCACTCCAATCAAATATTTCCATCCCTAATACCAAGAATAGaagctgaaacagaaataaaatacaaaagacactatgcaataaaacattttgcagcAAAACTCAAAAATACCCCATCATTTTGATAATTAAGACAACAGGAAGTCAACTCTCACCTCCGCTTCCGCTGTGAATGTTCAGCTGAAACACCAACATGTAGAAACACAGACTTCAGCTTGTGAAGATaggagagggaggaaagaggggGATTCTTCACAAGTCCCTCAGAATTCACTGAATTCAAAAAAGGGTCCAGaacaagacagagagaaggcGTCTCTTGCAAGACTTTCATGGTTTGGTAGTGCTGCGGTGGGTCAGTGGGTGTTCGGGGTAAGCTGGGGTGATACTATCCTACACTAGAGTCAGGAGTGGATATTTTAAGGAGTCTAGGTGATGTGCCGTTGCCCCAGATCTGTGCGGACGTCTTCAACATCACCTGTGTCTCAAACATCAAGTCCATTCCTATCCAGCAGGTTTCCATTTCCAAACAGCTTATATCTACCTCAGACATTTCGGCTTCGCTGTTTATTTCAGCAAGTAACCAAGCCCTCTGAGAAATTCAGTACAGATGGAGCTCATCTGTGTTCAGTTTAGGTCAGTTTTAAGAGAAACACTGGATCTGGTCCAGTCTCCTATCTCCAAGAACTCAGTCCTATCCAGCTAGCAGCACCTGCAGACAGCTACCTCCGTCCTGGGCCGTTGTGAGGGTGGTCTGACCCTTGGTCCCCCTGGAGGTCGTCCTCTACTACGTAACTGTAGCCCTCCTTTTCAATGCACTCTGTCAAAACATTCAGCACCTAGAGACAGCGCCACAAGATGAGAGGTTTCATTATCTGTGGTCACAGTCAGAGGTCAAATGCGGTCAGAGTGCAGCCTCTCATGACtgcacattaaatatgaaactgcTGCCGACAGCTAAGCTTAGACTGCAAACAGGGAAAAAGCTTTTCTGTTCATAGGGAACAAAACAGGCTtatcagcacctctaaagctcactaattcACAGtatagctttttattttttaatctgaaCACAAAGTGAAGTGTAAAACACTTGGAGGTCCTGGTAAGTGGACTTTGTTACCTTTAGACACTTTAGACAGAGCTGGGGaagctgtttcactgtttccagtctttttgCTAAGTTAAACTAACTGACTGCTGGCTCTCAGGCTTAACAGATATATTTAACTTGCAGCCAGAAAgtgttaaaacatgtttcccaGTGTCATCATTTTGGTCTTTAAATGTCAGCAAGTAGTAAAAAGTATGTTAGAATTTCCCTGAAGCCCAGTACAGGGTTTCAGAATGTTGTTTGTTCCAACTAAGAGCCAGTCTAAAGGAATTTGGTTTAGTACCACAGGGGTCTAATGTTGCAGACTTCAAACTGGTTAATCAACTAAATTTGTCTGCTGTAACGATTAAATTAAAAGAGAGGAAGCTGAACACTGCACAGGCACACCGTTTAAAATGAGCATGAAGTACTGACCTGGCGTAGTCGTCGGTCCATGGCTTCCAGGTGGGGCTGGATGAGGATGGGACTGAGACGGTCCCTCACCAGGGATTCTGCCATGAGCGTGGACAGCTTGTATTCTTCCTTagccagcagctgcagacgCAAGTGGGTCGACTTCCTTACCCTGCAGAAAGACAGCAGCCAGGGAGACGAGTCGATACGCAGTTGCTGCAAGCACTCTTATGTCCATGCACCTGAAAAACACTAAGAACTAAGAGGACCTTACCTGCAGCACTGGGACAGTGGCACCAGAATAGACGTCTCATCATGGGAGTGTTTTCCAAAGCTAGAATGAAGAACAGAAAGTGGTGACTGACTggtatttcatttcatttgctcTGCGTTGTTGTGCAACCTGCTGTTTGCCTGTAACTTCTGTTGTGCTATGGTTTTGATTAGTGTGGTTGCTGTTCATCAGCTTCTGCTGCCTTGTTATCATAATTTATTCTGTGCCTGTTGTAATGTTGATATATTGTTACATTGCAGAATTTGAGGCAGTTTATGgcattttcataaataaatgcatacatTTGCAATTGAATGAGCTATTGATCAATTTAGACTTGCTCTGACTTAAACACAACCTATATAAGCATCTAATGTCTGTATAGTACAAACTCTtactaaaatgtcaaaatgctCACTATTATACACACTGACCAATTGCACATGAACTCATTATAATGGCATATACAGCTTATGAGTTCCATATATAATGCATTAAAGTGTTTTACAGCCCCCACTCACTCTTGTTTTGGCCGTGACTCAGCCAGTACATAACACATTTATACGTATTATGTGGACGAGCACATACACTACAGCTGAACCTGCTAGTAGATGTGGAGAGGTGCCGAATTCTGAATGACAAGTTAAAAAGCACCTCCAGCAGTGGCTTACCCTCTGCCATTGTCCAGATGGATGATGAAGGTCTCATTTCCAAATTTTTCAAACGTCTCATAATGGTGGCGATCCATGTTTCCTGCGTTTGAATATATGTAAATAATTcaccaataaacaaacaaaaaaaagagtcaatctgtgttaatgtgtgtactgtgtggCTGCTTATACATTAGAAAGCACATACACCACTAATTAGTGGTGCAGTGTTTGTGTCCCTCTGAAGCACGAGACATTCCAACTTACCCATGAGGAAGTCAAAGATGGTCATGTCCATGACGTCCAGCAGCCGTGTCCCACTATCGTAAGGTGGAGTCTGTTTGACCTCCTCGCAGTAGTCCGGATCCACTTCCCATCTGGAGAGTTTAAAATATCACACAAACTTCTAGTTTATATTTTGAATCTATCAAAATTTATCTGCTCTGCAAAAACATGGTCAAAATTCAATAACAATAGTTTCCCATGTCTGTTCCTATTTATTCTTGAGCTGAGAGGATTTGGGGAAACCAAGCTGTGTATTTTATCATTACAGGGCTGCAATAAGTGCTGGCGTGAAAAGATGTGTAAAGTTTATTTGGACACATGAAGCACTAAGTATATTACACACCACAGATCTCTTTGCTCAGCTCTTATAGCTTTCTGCTACTGGCAACTGACAACAAGTGTAATAATGATCCTGTGAGAGCTGGATCTACAGGACTCTATGTTTAGTGCCCCAGTGTCTGTGTCGTTCAATGAATGCAGAGCTGTCTCAGTGCGGAATCGATCTCTTACTCAGCCTTCTTGCGTTTGTGGTAGGAACGTCTCCACGGGTTCCTCCAGGTCTTGCGTTTGGCTAGAGCCAAGTCTGGGAGGAAGGCAGCCAGGGATCCTTCGATCTGGTCCGGTTTGCCGCACAGAGCGTGCTCGGTGGAGCAGTAGTATGAACACTCTCCATAGAAACAAACGTTGTTGGCTGAAAATTGCGAAAGAGAACACCGATTGTCGTGGCTGCTTTGTTAAAACCTTattaatgacaataaagttatttatttatacaccTATTATTGTACTCAGTGTTACATCATTTAAAAGTGACTACaccctctttttccttttttaaatgcCCACTGTATTTAAAACCCAACTTTTTCAAGATTAAAATTACCTGGGGACATTCAATGACTTGTAGTAATTGTCAGTAATTGTAATCCTGTGAGAATTTTCCATGTGTATAATATGTGGAGTAAAAGTTGCATAGCTAATTAACTGTCGTGCTTTGGCACAAGCTCAAGTCCCCTGATAATACTAATCTCATGCAAATGAATATCCCAGTAATTCAGGTCACAGAACTAGCTTTGCTCTACATTATGAAACTGTTCACTTTTGCTGGGTTTGAACTTTTTGCATGTTGAGGAAATTACTGAGCACTGAACTGAGGagagtttattattattttatgtttgtcacAGAAATTCCCCCTTTTTTACAGTGCGAGTACActggaagaaaaaagaacacaaCTGAAATTTGTGCAGAATTTTAATCAAATTCGTGGGTGTAGTAAACTCAATCTCAGGGCATCTTGGTTTAAGTTTTACACTTCTAGATACATCTGTGTACCTGGTGAAATGAAAAAGGTCCTCCACAGCTTCTTGTCTCGTGTCACATCTCGGATCTCCTTTGTCATGTTGACCAGCCTGCCGGCCACAGGGGGGACACGGCGAAAGTCCAGGATCCTacaggacagacacacacacacacacacccacacacacacacacacacacacacacacacacacacacagggttatATTCCgctttcagtttttcaaacacacacctcaTGGAGCCAATTGAAGTACCTTTCACCTGAATGTGGCAAAAATCACTCCCTCATCAAATCTGTTTACAAATCATAGAAAACATACACTTCTTATAAGTCCAGAACTTCCCTTTAAAGTTTTTTAAAGACATCCAGTAGGAGTTAAGTATACTTTCATGACCACACTGAAAAGAGGAACTGCTACAGACTAActtgctgtatttttaatggTGACAGTTCTCTGATATGTAAACTACTAAAGGGAGACCctctaaaataaagaaatgaagatATAAATGTAGTCTTTCCAAAATTATGCACTAAAAACCAACGTGGAACAAACCACCAACACACCAACGTGGAACAAACTTATGGCACTGTAGGAATAAATCTGAACATGGAGCAGAGGCCACATAAGAACAGGTGTAATTCAATATCTTCACCAGCAGGGGGCACTGTGATATAAGTGATGAACCACACGGTGGAAAAACCTGCAAGCAGTTTTTATGTGGCTGTGATGctttaacatatttttcacttacacatgcacacactcacacacacaaatacaatgtCCTGATATCCTTTGAGATATCTTGGGAACCTTGTGATACCAGTCTTGGATATTTGGTCTTTGCATCATCTCGTTGGAAACGTAACGtctatgttttatgtttgtggtaTGGAGAGAGAAAGGTTTAATAAAGCTGTCTTGTGCTGAAAGATGGCGTGGCTTCCTTCCTGTGTGCGTGCCGCCCGCACAGCTTATGCATGTCTAGCCCTCCTGTTGTCAATACCACTCAGCTACAACATCAGCATGGGCTCTTTAAAAATTGATACCCTTGGAAACACTTAATGGCCACAGCCTGAGGGCAGACAGACATAGAATAAGAGATACAGACTTAAAATGGAGGCCAGGGAATAAGAAAAGTAACAGCAAGACATTCAAAAACCAGGTgcagaaagggagaaaaagaaaaaaagagagagtagCAGCAGTGGCAGGTGGAGTGAGACAGATGCACACAGGACGAAGCATTGTACAGCACTGTTTGGCCTGCTGGGCCTGGGCCTGCTGCCATGCAAAAGGAAACAATGTCCGTCATCAGTCACGCGGCCTTTCTTCCAATTGATGGATTGCCCCCCGTCCCGACAAACCTTATTCCCACAGTAGGCATTTTAAACGTGTGTTATATTCAGGCCTATGAGACCTGAAAGTGCTTTGCATCAGACAACAGTGGGGATCATCATTTCACTTAGTCCCAGCTGAAGACTGTGTAAGACCCCAGTGGGTCTCATGAAATTGGAGCTATATGGTTTAGTGTTTTAAGGTCATATTGGGCCTTGTCTTGTCTTTGTATCTGCTGACTACCTAATGCAGCAATACCAAGTGCTCTTCCCATTTAAATCCAATCAAATAATTAATGACCCTTAAAGCAGTCTATCCTATATAAGAAAAGacagtgtttctctgtgggcaTGTGTGCTCACGCAGGGGCTGCTTTAAaagagcctgtgtgtgtctgtgagccCCCTGGGAGGCAGTGTAGCCTAAGCCTCTGcaccagcagcttcagcagctcTGTAGTCAGGCTCTAATTTAGAACAgacaaaataaggaaaaaaaataaagtgctgCTTTTGGCAAACCCTGCCTGGTTTATATTTAGAATGGGCACAGGGCCTTTCATGCCTTTGGTTTCCTCCGCTTCCCTTTAACCCACACATATGCcaggagtgtgtgagtgtgtgagtgtgtgtgtgtgtgtgtgtgtgtgtgtgtgtgtgtgtgtgtgaggaccaGATGTGTAGCAGCCTGGTGTAGAGAGCTGCTGCTAATGCAATAGTTGCTCAACAGTGGTGTTGTGCCTGAAGGAAAAGCAGATTgaacatcactgtgtgtgtatgtgggcgaataggtgagtgtgtgtgtgtgtatgacctCAGTGTCACCCTGTGTCACCAGCATTCACGCTACAACACAATCCCTCTGCTCATgataacatacagtacacagtgacGTCAGCTTGACTTTAATAGCAATGCCGGTGCTAAACTAATGGCTTTCTCTGGTCGATCAGAGAGCCTCATgaggttttctcttttcattaaAGTCTCTCCAGCAGGCAGGAGGGCAGGCCAGCCATAAAGTGTTAGCCTTGTAAAGGCAGTGAAGTCAGAGAGCGTGGTGGTTAGCTAACCAAGGAGGCTGCACTCATTGTTCAGTCAGATGCTAGCTGCGGGAGGGCGGCATTCATTCTCTCTGACTCATGGCCTCTCAGAGCTCACAGCCTCCACCGAACGGACCCGGCTCACACCGCTCACTGTGTTTGAAAAAAAGAACGCGGCTTTCTGAGGGACGGCAACGGTGAAAAGGAGAAGCAGATGTACAAATAAGCACACAGAAAGCGTGGAGAAAGTGGAGGACATGGAAGGTATTGatgcacagaagaaaaatggTTATGCCTGCAGCTGTGCatgatacacagacacacatacactgtatcGGTATTGCTGCACTTGGGGGGACCTTAAAAACACCTTTCTTAAAGGTTCATAGTAAAATTgttttgcccccccccccccccctttttttccccctcctcccAGGTGGATAATGAGCTGACACGAGGAGAGGCTAATTAGCAGTCAGGGAGGAACAAAAACCTGCAGGATGTTGGCCCTCACGGATGGAAAGAAGTAGATTGAAGAACATTAGCTTTTTCCTCTccttaattaaaaatgattccaGCAACGGGGCCATTTCTGGAGGTTTGTGACTGATATTTTAAAGGACAAAGCAAAtcttttccagtgtttttatttatttattttttttactaatttcaTACAGAggctaaaaccaacaatgaatatTCTGTACTCACTGTAATGtttgtgaatccagaacctaGTTTAGCCCACAGCAGGGATGTGTGGCCAAGACAGATTACTGTGTGTCAATGTGATGTCTCGAATACaatatacagcacacacacacccacacacacacacacacacatagagtcTGTGAGTGTTGTGATGATCCAGCTGTTGTGACCTACCTGTCCAGATGAAAGGCAGCTATCTCGGCATTGTGTCTTTCAAAGTCCGAGAAATAGAAGAAGTCTGGAGGAGTCTCCTGCTCCCGGGTCTGCCTGCAGGGGCACAAGAGAACAGGTTTAGAGCTGAGGTGCAATTGCCATGCAAAGTCTGTACACATCTGCATTCAGCAAAAGGCTCAGTGTCAAGCTGTCGAGGAAACATTAAATTAGAGTTTCAAAGGACGGTTAGTAAAccaattattttctcaattaatcaAAGCAGCTATAAAATGTCTGAAGAGATCCTAGAAGCCAAAAGACATCTTTACCTCTCCTGTGTGACCAACAGTCCACAGGATAAATATGCTCAGTGTacttgcattaaaaaaaaaaaaaaaaagaaattactcTACACCTTTTTCCACCTGCCTTAAATCATTAATCACTtaattttcctgcttttttttttcctgggtCCAGCTTATCATTTAATGAAGTGATGTAAGACATTAGGGTCTGGTTTCGCAAAACAACTCAGTGTAGTGAGAGTAGTGAGAGTAGtagtgtagtagtagtagtagtagtagtgtgtGTATTCCTGGGTACAGCATATTATACACTGACTCTGGTGGATTAGGACTCAGGCCAGT from Mastacembelus armatus chromosome 19, fMasArm1.2, whole genome shotgun sequence harbors:
- the fam20cb gene encoding extracellular serine/threonine protein kinase FAM20C — protein: MKMILLRKFRVLILMVFLIACSMHIMIDLLPKLERHSNSGCSCSHTPSEEPQSWGKQGWPNKHTLRILQDFSNEPSSNVSSHSLERIPATGDKTQALRRLEHLGQRGDRKRQFIQDATVTKNMPVKGSRLSALYDHPLYKRSLPPLTDEDTLFNVNTDIRFDPKATEDQAWNTDGTMDEFSPMGELTADSYPNWLRFHIGINRHELYSRHNPVIEALLKDLVIQKITSVAMKSGGTQLKLIMTFQNYGQALFKPMKQTREQETPPDFFYFSDFERHNAEIAAFHLDRILDFRRVPPVAGRLVNMTKEIRDVTRDKKLWRTFFISPANNVCFYGECSYYCSTEHALCGKPDQIEGSLAAFLPDLALAKRKTWRNPWRRSYHKRKKAEWEVDPDYCEEVKQTPPYDSGTRLLDVMDMTIFDFLMGNMDRHHYETFEKFGNETFIIHLDNGRGFGKHSHDETSILVPLSQCCRVRKSTHLRLQLLAKEEYKLSTLMAESLVRDRLSPILIQPHLEAMDRRLRQVLNVLTECIEKEGYSYVVEDDLQGDQGSDHPHNGPGRR